GGTGTCCGCCAGGGCCAAAAGCGCCTCCGGAGCCCCCCGGCCCGTGACCACCACGTGCACGTGCCGGGGGCGGCTTCCCAAGGCTTCCAAAAACTCCTCCAAGGGGATCCAGCCGTAGCGCAGGGGGTAGGTGGCCTCGTCCAGGACCACCAGATCCCAATCCCCGGAGAGGAGGGCCGCCTTGGCCCGTTCCCACCCCTCCCGGGCCAGGAGGGCGGAGGCCTCGAGGTCGCGGCTTTTCCAGGTGAAGCCATCCCCCAGGCCCTCGATGGGGATGCCCAAGGCCTCAAAGGCCCGGTGCTCCCCGAAGCGGGCCCCCTGGTGCTTGAGGAACTGGAAGACGCGCACCCTAAGCCCCCGCCCGTGGGCCCTCAGGGCCAGGCCGAAGGCGGCGGTGCTCTTCCCCTTCCCGTCCCCCGTGTAGACCAAAAGGAGGCCCCGCCTTTCCCCTTCCGGCTTGGCGTAGGGCTTCACCCGCCTGGGGCTTTCCATAGGGCATAGCCTAGCAGGCCGGCAAGCTCCGAAAGGGCGATCATGGCCCCCAGCACGTCCCCATTCAGCCCCCCAAGCCTCCGCGCCGCCAGGTGGGCCACCCCCCAGGCCGCGAGGAGGACCAGGAGGGCGGGCAAGGGGTAGAGGGCGGGAAAGGGCCAGGCGAAAAGGAGACCCCAGGCCCAGGGCCCCCCGCGGACAAGCCCCGCCATGCCCGGGCCCAGGAGGGGGTAGCGGTGGAGGAAGAGGAGGATGGCGAAGCGGGCGAACCCGGGCAGGAGGAGGAGGAAGAGAGGCTCCCGGGCCAGGGCCAGGGCCTGCCAGAGGAGGAGGAGGTAGAGCCCCCCTACCCCGAAGGCGAAGGCCCCCAGGTGGGGGTCCTTGAGGAGGCGGAGCCGCTCCTCCCTGGGCCTTGCCCCGAGAAGGGCATCGGCGACGTCCAGAAGGCCATCCAGGTGCAGGAAGCCCGTGAGGCCGAGGAGGAGGGCCAGGGCCAGGGCGGCGAAGAGCCCCTCGGGGAGGGGGAGGATGGCCAGGAGGGCGAGGGGAAGCCCCAGGGCGTAGCCCGCCAGGGGGAAGAAGGGGGTGGTTTGGCGGAACTCCTCGGGGCGGGCCTCCTTGGGAGCCAAGGGGAAGACGGTGAGGAGGGCCAGGGCCAGGCGCAGGGTCCGCCACATGGACTAGAGGCGGTCGGAAACCCCTGCCTCCTCGAAGGTGGCCATGTGCAGGATGCGGGCCGCGGCCCGGAGGAGGGGCATGGCCAGCACCGCCCCCGTCCCCTCCCCCAGGGCCAGGTCCAGGTCCAGAAGGGGCCGGAGGTCCAGGGCCTCCAGGATGGGGCGGTGCCCGGGCTCCCGGGAGAGGTGGCCGGCGAAGAGGTTTTCCTTTAGGCCAGGCTCCAGCCGCCAGGCCAAAAGGGCCCCGGCGGAGACGGGAAACCCGTCCA
The genomic region above belongs to Thermus thermamylovorans and contains:
- a CDS encoding adenosylcobinamide-GDP ribazoletransferase; the protein is MWRTLRLALALLTVFPLAPKEARPEEFRQTTPFFPLAGYALGLPLALLAILPLPEGLFAALALALLLGLTGFLHLDGLLDVADALLGARPREERLRLLKDPHLGAFAFGVGGLYLLLLWQALALAREPLFLLLLPGFARFAILLFLHRYPLLGPGMAGLVRGGPWAWGLLFAWPFPALYPLPALLVLLAAWGVAHLAARRLGGLNGDVLGAMIALSELAGLLGYALWKAPGG
- the cobO gene encoding cob(I)yrinic acid a,c-diamide adenosyltransferase, with the protein product MESPRRVKPYAKPEGERRGLLLVYTGDGKGKSTAAFGLALRAHGRGLRVRVFQFLKHQGARFGEHRAFEALGIPIEGLGDGFTWKSRDLEASALLAREGWERAKAALLSGDWDLVVLDEATYPLRYGWIPLEEFLEALGSRPRHVHVVVTGRGAPEALLALADTVTEMRKVKHAFDQGVPAQRGIEH